A single genomic interval of Ramlibacter sp. harbors:
- a CDS encoding spore coat protein U domain-containing protein: MSIPFSLRAGLCLGLYALCQGPAQAAYSCNVSVTSVGVLYTTTPRNQDANGTVTLICTRAASDANTLTYRIKADNGLNASGNQRRVRLGATNKRLNYSIRRGTSPGGAATCGNNSNWKAANGNNGAMRGTLSFGASLSASVTWGYCARVRGNQGSPTGGVYTDTVQVFAQYPGTNAGALTSSVGLNYSVAVGNQCVFSTPPTGMSFNYTSFSATPQMAVQTFDLRCSDALPWSLAVTPASGNLLGLAYSLDLTPDTGTGTGVDQSITLTGTLPADQAGTCATGMCSASQPHTLTVTY, encoded by the coding sequence ATGAGCATTCCCTTTTCCCTGCGCGCCGGCCTGTGCCTGGGGCTGTACGCGCTGTGCCAGGGGCCGGCGCAGGCCGCCTACAGCTGCAATGTGTCGGTCACCAGCGTGGGGGTCCTGTACACCACCACCCCGCGCAACCAGGACGCCAACGGCACCGTGACCCTGATCTGCACCCGCGCCGCCAGTGACGCCAACACCCTGACCTACCGCATCAAGGCCGACAACGGCCTGAATGCGAGCGGCAACCAGCGCCGCGTGCGCCTGGGCGCGACCAACAAACGGCTGAACTACTCGATCCGCCGCGGCACCAGCCCCGGTGGCGCGGCCACCTGCGGCAACAACAGCAACTGGAAGGCGGCCAACGGCAACAACGGCGCGATGCGGGGCACGCTGAGTTTCGGGGCCTCGCTCTCGGCCTCGGTCACCTGGGGCTACTGCGCGCGGGTGCGCGGCAACCAGGGCAGCCCCACCGGCGGCGTGTACACCGACACAGTGCAGGTGTTTGCCCAGTACCCGGGCACCAATGCGGGGGCGCTGACCTCCTCGGTGGGGCTGAATTACAGCGTGGCCGTGGGCAACCAGTGCGTGTTCAGCACGCCGCCCACGGGCATGTCGTTCAACTACACCTCGTTCAGCGCCACGCCGCAAATGGCGGTCCAGACCTTCGACCTGCGCTGCAGCGACGCGCTGCCCTGGAGCCTGGCCGTGACCCCGGCCAGCGGCAACCTGCTGGGGCTGGCCTACAGCCTGGACCTCACGCCCGACACCGGAACCGGCACGGGCGTGGACCAGAGCATCACGCTCACCGGCACGCTGCCCGCGGACCAGGCCGGCACCTGCGCCACCGGCATGTGTTCGGCCAGCCAGCCGCACACCCTCACGGTGACGTACTGA